A window from Flavobacterium gyeonganense encodes these proteins:
- a CDS encoding DUF4175 family protein, giving the protein MKTSSAIYQKLEAFIKKYYTNELIKGILLFTGFGLLYFLFTLFIEYFLWLKPLGRTLLFWLFIGVEVFLLFRFILFPIFKLFKLQKGIDYNQASTIIGNHFTEVSDKLTNFLQLSASENSAESSELMLASIEQKANSLQPIPFGNAINFNSNRKYLPLALVPVLLFAVFYISGNSNIISQSLNRVVHFNATFLPPAPFKFVVLNQNLQTEQNKDFVVKMESIGNIVPENVMIHIGDESYFMESSQPGKFEFKIEKPVENVSFSFEGNSVSSEEYELKVITVPSIANFEMVLNFPSYLKKKSETIQGTGNAIVPEGTLVTWKMNTQSTQEIVWKDENATLKFNKAENEFKLSKNIAQNTEYQILTSNNKVKNYEKLDYQLSVIKDQHPTITVAPAPDSLKLDKNYVLGRLGDDYGLSKLQVVFYERNKPQTAKRGTIPVKQAVFDQFVFSFPSNLPVEEGVSYEYYFEVFDNDAPHGFKRTKSSIFSDRVSTADEVHDLELQQQNQNINSLSKSLKNQTKQISEMDKIQNTGKEKDNLEFKDQQKINDFIKRQKQQDEMMKQFAEKMNKNLDKFKDDKKDKTAEDLQKRLENADKDLEKNQKLLDELKNLNDKLNSEELFDKMEKFKQISKNQSRNLEQLVELTKRFYVEKKAEQVAEKLDKLADKQEQLSNKDKENTSEKQEEINKAFDKIQEDLKDLKEENKTLKSPLDIPSDASKEKDVKDDLQKASEELNKKNSSSAKPKQKSAAKKMKNMAQQMNSTMEDGEQEQLEEDVAMLRQILDNLLAYSLSQENVMKQFKSMKLGSSIYTKNIKVQQNLKQQFKHVDDSLFALSLRNPKVAEDVTKEVGNVQYNVDKAIESLTDVQVPKGVSHQQYAVSSANKLADFLSDLLNNMQMSMSKPGAGKPKPGQGQGQGMQLPDIIQKQKGLADKMKDGMKQGEKPGEKPGDKPGQGQGQGQKQGQSGHGKDGQGKEGQGKGGDKVASGKDGKNGKGEKDNKDGDDSEGDAEKIMEIYKEQVKLREELQKELARKGLDSQGRSVIEQMKQSEKQLLNKGFKNENLQRILNIQQELLKLNNAVQQQGQDTKRQSETNKAEFTNRTNALPSSLLDYLNSVEILNRQSLPLRSNFNQKVQEYFNTK; this is encoded by the coding sequence TTGAAGACATCATCTGCCATATATCAAAAGCTGGAAGCTTTTATTAAAAAATATTATACGAATGAATTGATAAAAGGAATACTTCTTTTTACCGGTTTTGGACTTTTGTATTTTTTGTTTACGCTTTTTATTGAGTATTTCCTTTGGTTAAAACCTCTAGGAAGAACACTTTTATTCTGGCTTTTTATTGGAGTAGAAGTTTTCCTTTTGTTTCGATTTATTCTGTTTCCAATATTTAAGTTGTTCAAACTTCAAAAAGGAATTGATTATAATCAGGCTTCAACTATTATTGGAAATCATTTTACTGAAGTAAGTGATAAACTAACGAACTTTTTACAGCTTTCAGCTTCTGAGAATTCAGCAGAAAGTTCAGAGTTGATGTTGGCTTCGATTGAACAAAAAGCAAATTCTTTACAGCCAATTCCGTTTGGGAATGCTATTAATTTTAATTCAAACAGAAAATATTTGCCATTGGCACTTGTTCCTGTTTTGCTTTTTGCGGTGTTTTATATTTCAGGAAACAGCAATATTATTTCTCAAAGTTTAAATAGAGTAGTACATTTTAATGCTACGTTTTTACCTCCGGCGCCTTTCAAATTTGTAGTTCTAAATCAAAATTTACAAACAGAACAGAACAAAGATTTTGTTGTAAAAATGGAATCTATCGGAAACATCGTTCCCGAAAATGTCATGATCCATATTGGTGATGAAAGTTATTTTATGGAATCTTCTCAGCCAGGAAAGTTCGAATTCAAGATTGAAAAACCGGTTGAAAATGTTTCTTTTTCTTTTGAAGGAAATTCAGTTTCATCTGAAGAATACGAATTAAAAGTAATCACGGTTCCATCAATTGCCAACTTCGAAATGGTTTTGAATTTTCCTTCTTACCTAAAAAAGAAATCAGAAACGATTCAGGGAACTGGAAATGCAATCGTTCCGGAAGGTACTTTAGTGACCTGGAAAATGAATACACAATCAACTCAGGAGATTGTTTGGAAGGATGAAAACGCAACTTTGAAGTTTAATAAAGCCGAAAATGAGTTTAAATTGAGTAAAAATATTGCTCAAAATACAGAATATCAAATTCTTACTTCAAATAATAAGGTTAAAAACTATGAAAAACTGGATTATCAGCTGTCTGTTATCAAAGATCAGCATCCAACAATTACCGTTGCACCAGCTCCGGACAGTTTAAAATTAGATAAAAATTATGTCTTAGGAAGATTGGGAGACGACTACGGATTATCAAAATTACAAGTTGTTTTCTACGAACGCAACAAACCACAAACTGCAAAGCGTGGAACCATTCCGGTAAAGCAAGCTGTATTCGATCAGTTCGTTTTTTCTTTCCCAAGTAATTTACCTGTAGAAGAAGGAGTATCTTATGAATACTATTTTGAAGTTTTTGATAACGATGCACCACATGGTTTTAAGCGTACTAAGTCTTCTATTTTTTCAGATAGAGTTTCTACCGCTGATGAAGTTCATGATTTGGAATTGCAACAACAAAATCAAAACATAAACAGTTTATCTAAATCATTAAAAAATCAAACCAAGCAAATTTCTGAAATGGATAAAATCCAGAATACAGGAAAAGAAAAAGATAATCTGGAATTTAAAGACCAGCAAAAGATTAATGATTTTATTAAACGTCAGAAACAACAAGACGAAATGATGAAACAGTTTGCTGAGAAAATGAATAAGAATCTGGATAAATTCAAAGATGATAAAAAGGATAAAACAGCAGAAGATTTACAAAAGCGTTTAGAGAATGCTGACAAGGATTTAGAGAAGAATCAGAAATTATTAGACGAACTAAAGAACCTAAATGATAAATTAAACAGCGAAGAGTTGTTTGATAAAATGGAAAAGTTTAAACAAATCAGTAAAAATCAATCTAGAAATTTAGAACAATTAGTTGAATTAACTAAAAGATTTTACGTAGAAAAGAAAGCAGAACAAGTTGCAGAAAAGTTAGATAAGCTTGCAGATAAACAAGAACAGCTTTCTAATAAAGATAAAGAAAACACATCTGAGAAGCAGGAAGAAATCAATAAAGCTTTTGATAAAATTCAGGAAGATTTAAAAGACTTAAAAGAAGAAAATAAAACATTAAAATCTCCGCTTGATATTCCTTCAGATGCTTCAAAAGAAAAAGATGTAAAAGATGATTTGCAGAAAGCATCAGAAGAATTGAACAAAAAGAATTCATCTTCGGCTAAGCCAAAACAGAAAAGTGCAGCAAAGAAAATGAAGAATATGGCTCAGCAAATGAACTCCACTATGGAAGATGGAGAACAAGAACAGCTTGAAGAAGATGTTGCAATGCTTCGCCAGATTCTGGATAATTTGCTGGCTTATTCCTTATCTCAGGAAAATGTAATGAAACAATTTAAGTCTATGAAATTGGGTTCTTCTATATATACGAAGAATATAAAAGTACAGCAAAATTTAAAACAACAGTTCAAACATGTCGACGATAGTTTGTTTGCTTTGTCTTTAAGAAATCCAAAAGTAGCTGAAGATGTAACGAAGGAAGTTGGAAACGTACAATATAATGTAGACAAAGCGATTGAATCTTTAACTGATGTTCAAGTTCCAAAAGGAGTATCGCACCAACAATATGCTGTTTCATCTGCAAATAAATTAGCTGACTTTTTGAGTGATTTATTAAACAACATGCAGATGTCTATGTCAAAACCGGGAGCAGGAAAACCAAAACCAGGACAGGGGCAAGGACAAGGAATGCAATTGCCGGATATTATTCAAAAGCAAAAAGGTCTTGCAGATAAAATGAAAGACGGAATGAAGCAAGGTGAGAAACCCGGAGAAAAACCTGGCGACAAACCGGGACAAGGTCAAGGTCAAGGTCAAAAACAAGGACAAAGTGGTCATGGTAAAGATGGACAAGGAAAAGAAGGTCAGGGCAAAGGTGGTGATAAAGTTGCTTCTGGAAAAGATGGTAAAAACGGAAAAGGAGAGAAGGATAATAAAGACGGTGATGATAGCGAAGGCGATGCAGAAAAGATAATGGAGATTTACAAAGAGCAGGTAAAACTTCGTGAAGAGTTGCAAAAAGAGTTAGCTAGAAAAGGATTAGATTCTCAGGGAAGATCTGTTATTGAACAAATGAAACAATCTGAAAAGCAACTTTTGAATAAAGGATTTAAGAATGAGAACCTGCAAAGAATATTAAATATTCAACAAGAATTATTAAAATTAAATAATGCAGTTCAGCAACAAGGTCAGGATACGAAGCGTCAATCTGAAACAAACAAGGCTGAATTCACAAATAGAACTAATGCGTTACCAAGCTCATTATTGGATTATTTAAATAGTGTAGAGATTTTAAATAGACAATCGCTACCTTTGCGCTCAAATTTTAACCAAAAGGTTCAAGAATATTTTAATACCAAATGA
- the gltX gene encoding glutamate--tRNA ligase, translating into MSKQVRVRFAPSPTGPLHIGGVRTALFNYLFAKKNNGVFYLRIEDTDQTRFVPGAEAYIMEALEWLGIAPEETVGKNEKFGPYRQSDRAALYQQYADQLINSGWAYYAFDTPEALDAHRKQHEAEGKTFIYNHHNREKLDTSLVISADEVSKRIANGEHYVIRFKTPVDETLHLKDIIRGDVKFETNLLDDKVLFKSDGMPTYHLANIVDDHLMETSHVIRGEEWLPSMPLHVLLYRAFGWDAPEFAHLPLILKPDIKSFLTNKNNPNQIDSFVKMYTKDFLEKNIFNEKETENKIKFYLEKVVDSPKVLNIDKEKDSIHEKEIKTFIKKSLFGKLSKRDGDRLGFPVFPIEWKDLNSNNYSKGYKESGFYPETVINFLALLGWNDGTEQEIFSLEELIEKFDLTRVHKAGAKFDPEKNKWFNHQYLVKQNDADLAYIFQKNLAKIIQTLGKEKIDQISNNYRINTDLGLQIINEAKNNIELIIQNNDLGFQLKKVAESNIDKITNNQIINSVAYSIMNSLKNMIQKNSKK; encoded by the coding sequence ATGTCAAAGCAAGTTCGCGTGCGTTTTGCACCAAGTCCAACAGGACCTTTACATATTGGCGGAGTTCGTACTGCCCTATTTAATTATTTATTTGCCAAGAAAAACAATGGCGTTTTTTATCTTAGAATTGAAGATACAGATCAGACTCGTTTTGTTCCTGGAGCTGAAGCTTATATTATGGAAGCTTTAGAATGGTTAGGAATTGCTCCTGAAGAAACGGTTGGAAAAAACGAAAAATTTGGTCCGTACAGACAAAGTGATCGTGCAGCATTATACCAACAATATGCAGATCAACTGATCAATTCGGGTTGGGCGTATTATGCTTTTGATACTCCAGAAGCTTTGGATGCACATAGAAAACAACACGAAGCTGAAGGAAAAACATTTATATATAATCATCACAATCGTGAAAAATTAGATACTTCGTTAGTAATTTCTGCTGATGAAGTTTCGAAAAGAATTGCAAATGGAGAACATTATGTAATTAGATTTAAAACTCCGGTTGATGAAACTTTACATTTAAAAGATATCATTCGTGGTGACGTAAAGTTCGAAACGAATCTTCTTGATGATAAAGTTTTATTTAAAAGTGACGGAATGCCAACCTACCATTTGGCCAATATTGTCGATGATCATTTAATGGAAACTTCACATGTAATTCGTGGCGAAGAATGGTTACCCTCTATGCCACTTCACGTTTTATTGTACAGAGCTTTTGGTTGGGATGCTCCGGAATTTGCGCATTTACCTTTAATTTTAAAACCTGATATAAAGTCGTTTTTAACTAATAAAAATAATCCCAATCAAATTGATTCTTTTGTAAAAATGTATACTAAAGATTTTTTAGAAAAAAACATTTTTAATGAAAAAGAAACAGAAAACAAGATTAAATTTTATTTAGAAAAAGTAGTAGATTCTCCAAAAGTTCTAAACATAGATAAAGAAAAAGATTCAATACATGAAAAAGAAATAAAAACATTTATTAAAAAATCATTATTTGGAAAGCTAAGTAAAAGAGATGGTGACCGTTTAGGCTTTCCTGTTTTTCCTATTGAATGGAAAGATTTAAATTCAAATAACTATTCAAAAGGATATAAAGAATCTGGTTTTTATCCAGAAACAGTCATTAATTTTTTAGCTTTATTAGGTTGGAATGACGGAACGGAACAAGAAATTTTTTCTTTAGAAGAATTAATAGAAAAATTTGATTTAACAAGAGTTCATAAAGCTGGAGCAAAATTTGATCCTGAAAAAAATAAATGGTTCAATCATCAATATTTGGTAAAACAAAATGATGCAGATTTAGCTTATATTTTCCAAAAGAACTTAGCAAAAATAATTCAGACGTTAGGTAAAGAAAAAATTGATCAAATATCAAATAATTATAGAATAAATACTGATTTAGGCTTACAAATAATAAATGAAGCAAAAAATAATATTGAGTTAATTATACAAAATAACGACTTAGGATTTCAACTTAAAAAAGTAGCTGAGAGTAATATTGATAAAATAACTAATAATCAAATTATCAATTCAGTTGCATATTCAATAATGAATTCTTTAAAAAATATGATTCAAAAAAACTCGAAAAAATAG